One genomic region from Microcystis panniformis FACHB-1757 encodes:
- a CDS encoding HNH endonuclease, translated as MISITTRLQVRARANYLCEYCHSSEEISAALFEVDHIQPKSLGGKDELANLALACQRCNRYRYNFIKAIDPKTEQEVEIFNPRQQHWQEHFIWTPDALKIVGITPIARATIERLDLNDDNHNEGFIVKVRRLWIRGGWHPPSADKKQE; from the coding sequence ATGATTAGTATCACCACTCGATTACAAGTCCGAGCAAGAGCCAACTATCTGTGTGAATACTGTCATTCTTCAGAAGAAATTAGTGCCGCACTATTTGAAGTAGATCACATTCAGCCCAAATCTTTAGGAGGCAAAGATGAATTGGCAAACTTAGCTTTAGCTTGCCAAAGATGTAACAGATATCGCTACAATTTTATCAAGGCAATTGATCCGAAAACAGAACAAGAAGTAGAAATATTCAATCCGCGCCAACAGCATTGGCAAGAACATTTTATCTGGACACCAGATGCTTTAAAAATAGTGGGAATCACTCCCATCGCTAGGGCAACTATTGAACGTTTGGACTTAAATGATGATAATCATAATGAAGGTTTTATCGTTAAAGTTCGTCGATTATGGATCCGGGGAGGTTGGC